A genomic region of Rhodococcus pyridinivorans contains the following coding sequences:
- a CDS encoding DUF58 domain-containing protein, with protein sequence MSTRPHDGSPPRFRTGELRDPALTAALRTLALTVRRRLDGVLHGDHLGLIPGPGSEPGDAREYQPGDDVRQMDWSVTARTTHPHVRQTVADRELETWLAVDLSASLDFGTGMCEKRDLAIAAVAALAHLTTGSGNRIGAVISTGNETARVPARGGRLHAQSLLRTVATTPHAPDGTRGDLQGLVESLRRPQRRRGLAVVVSDFLGPLDWERSLRALSGRHELLAVEIVDRRDLELPDLGDVVLHDPETGRTREFTTTPELRADYAQAAVEHRAAVHQALRSSGAPVLTLRTDRDWIGDVVRFVAARRHSFGAPARQGGR encoded by the coding sequence GTGAGCACACGTCCTCACGACGGGTCGCCACCGCGGTTCCGGACCGGTGAATTGCGCGATCCCGCGCTCACCGCCGCGCTCCGCACCCTCGCGCTCACCGTGCGGCGCCGTCTCGACGGCGTCCTGCACGGCGACCATCTCGGTCTGATCCCGGGCCCCGGTTCCGAGCCGGGGGACGCCCGCGAGTACCAGCCGGGTGACGACGTGCGGCAGATGGACTGGTCGGTCACCGCGCGCACGACGCACCCGCACGTGCGGCAGACCGTCGCCGACCGGGAACTCGAGACGTGGCTCGCGGTCGACCTCTCGGCCAGCCTGGACTTCGGTACCGGCATGTGTGAGAAGCGCGACCTGGCGATCGCAGCGGTGGCCGCGCTCGCGCATCTGACCACCGGCAGCGGGAATCGGATCGGCGCGGTGATCTCCACCGGCAACGAGACGGCCCGCGTCCCCGCGCGTGGTGGGCGGCTGCACGCCCAATCGTTGTTGCGTACCGTCGCGACAACCCCGCACGCACCCGACGGGACCCGCGGTGATCTCCAGGGGCTCGTCGAGTCGCTGCGACGTCCCCAGCGCCGCCGCGGTCTGGCGGTCGTGGTGAGCGATTTCCTCGGCCCTCTCGACTGGGAGCGTTCCCTGCGGGCACTGTCCGGCCGGCACGAACTGCTCGCTGTCGAGATCGTCGATCGCCGCGACCTCGAACTGCCCGATCTGGGCGACGTGGTGCTGCACGACCCGGAAACGGGCCGCACCCGTGAATTCACGACTACTCCCGAACTGCGGGCCGACTATGCGCAGGCCGCCGTCGAGCATCGCGCGGCCGTGCACCAGGCGCTGCGTAGTTCAGGTGCACCGGTGCTGACGTTGCGCACCGACCGCGACTGGATCGGCGATGTCGTCCGATTCGTCGCGGCCCGGCGGCACAGCTTCGGCGCACCCGCACGGCAGGGGGGACGATGA
- a CDS encoding Rv1476 family membrane protein, whose protein sequence is MSAPLLRIPGPALTDLPAGVSVEKVLADLADDQVAAPSQYVDDLVAEVQRAQENGIDLSVVVLDRDPRMDSQLRDLATEVGAEDGGTVLVLSPGWVGTFSEDLDRVTLEAAQDRTYTGDPVVSTRNFVDSVLEPSPPWTLMTLLIVAVVALAAGATWLAKRRRADGDATVAGGNGSSSAKDV, encoded by the coding sequence ATGTCTGCGCCACTGCTTCGTATACCGGGCCCTGCGCTCACGGATCTTCCCGCCGGGGTCTCGGTCGAAAAAGTGCTCGCCGATCTCGCCGACGACCAGGTGGCGGCGCCCTCGCAGTACGTCGACGACCTCGTCGCCGAGGTGCAGCGCGCGCAGGAGAACGGGATCGACCTCAGCGTGGTCGTGCTCGACCGGGACCCCCGTATGGATTCGCAGCTGCGCGACCTCGCGACGGAGGTCGGCGCCGAGGACGGCGGAACGGTGCTGGTCCTCAGTCCGGGATGGGTCGGGACATTCAGCGAGGATCTCGACCGCGTCACTCTCGAGGCCGCCCAGGATCGCACCTACACCGGCGATCCGGTGGTCTCCACACGCAACTTCGTCGACTCGGTGCTCGAGCCGTCACCGCCCTGGACGCTGATGACGCTGCTGATCGTCGCAGTGGTCGCCCTTGCGGCCGGCGCGACCTGGCTCGCCAAACGCCGCCGCGCGGACGGTGACGCGACCGTTGCCGGAGGTAACGGATCGTCATCGGCCAAGGACGTCTGA
- a CDS encoding aconitate hydratase encodes MSTSSDSFGAKGSLQVGDNSYEIFRLSAVPGTEKLPYSLKVLAENLLRTEDGANITADHIRAIANWDPSADPSIEIQFTPARVIMQDFTGVPCVVDLATMREAVTTLGGDPNKVNPLSPADMVIDHSVILDYFGRADALERNVDLEYERNGERYQFLRWGQGAFDDFRVVPPGMGIVHQVNIEYLAPTVMVRNGQAYPDTCVGTDSHTTMVNGLGVLGWGVGGIEAEAAMLGQPVSMLIPRVVGFKLTGEIQPGVTATDVVLTVTDMLRKHGVVGKFVEFYGAGVAEVPLANRATLGNMSPEFGSTAAIFPIDGETINYLRLTGRSDEQLALVEAYAKEQGLWHDPSREPEFSEYLELDLSTVVPSIAGPKRPQDRILLSESKAAFRRDIHNYVEGHEATPHSKLDDALDDTFPASDPIKPTANGDAPLVPHGDTSGRPSKRVKVVSEERGEFVLDHGAVVVAGITSCTNTSNPSVMLGAALLARNAVEKGLASKPWVKTNMAPGSQVVNDYYEKAGLWPYLEKLGFYLGGFGCTTCIGNTGPLPEEISKAVNDNDLSVTAVLSGNRNFEGRISPDVKMNYLASPPLVIAYALAGTMDFDFETDALGKDKDGNDVFLKDIWPSAQEIDDTIKSAINQDMFRKSYADVFKGDERWQNLETPEGDTFAWDEDSTYVRKAPYFEGMTMEPDAVSDIKGARVLALLGDSVTTDHISPAGPIKPGTPAAQYLDAHGVERKDYNSLGSRRGNHEVMVRGTFANIRLQNQLLDGVSGGYTRDFTQDGAPQAFIYDASQNYQKAGIPLVVLGGKEYGSGSSRDWAAKGTRLLGVKAVITESFERIHRSNLIGMGVIPLQFPAGESAASLGLTGTEVFDIEGIEKLNEGVTPKTVKVTATKDNGEKVTFDAVVRIDTPGEADYYRNGGILQYVLRNMIRG; translated from the coding sequence GTGAGCACCAGTAGTGATTCGTTCGGCGCCAAGGGTTCGCTGCAGGTCGGAGACAACTCCTACGAGATCTTCCGCCTGTCGGCCGTCCCCGGCACCGAGAAACTTCCTTACTCTTTGAAGGTCCTGGCCGAGAACCTGCTGCGCACCGAGGACGGTGCCAACATCACGGCCGATCACATCCGGGCCATCGCCAACTGGGATCCCTCCGCCGACCCGAGCATCGAGATCCAGTTCACGCCCGCACGCGTGATCATGCAGGACTTCACGGGCGTCCCCTGTGTCGTCGACCTCGCCACCATGCGTGAGGCCGTGACCACCCTGGGCGGCGACCCGAACAAGGTCAACCCCCTCTCCCCCGCCGACATGGTCATCGACCACTCGGTGATCCTCGACTACTTCGGTCGCGCCGACGCCCTCGAGCGCAACGTCGACCTCGAGTACGAGCGCAACGGCGAGCGCTACCAGTTCCTGCGCTGGGGCCAGGGCGCCTTCGACGACTTCCGCGTCGTCCCCCCGGGCATGGGCATCGTCCACCAGGTCAACATCGAGTACCTCGCCCCGACCGTCATGGTCCGCAACGGGCAGGCCTACCCCGACACCTGCGTCGGCACCGACTCGCACACGACGATGGTCAACGGCCTCGGCGTGCTCGGCTGGGGCGTCGGCGGCATCGAGGCCGAGGCCGCGATGCTCGGCCAGCCGGTCTCCATGCTCATCCCGCGCGTGGTCGGCTTCAAGCTCACCGGTGAGATCCAGCCCGGCGTGACCGCGACCGACGTCGTGCTCACCGTCACCGACATGCTGCGCAAGCACGGCGTCGTCGGCAAGTTCGTCGAGTTCTACGGCGCCGGCGTGGCCGAGGTCCCCCTCGCCAACCGCGCGACCCTCGGCAACATGAGCCCCGAGTTCGGTTCGACCGCAGCGATCTTCCCGATCGACGGCGAGACCATCAACTACCTGCGCCTGACCGGCCGCAGCGACGAGCAGCTCGCTCTCGTCGAGGCGTACGCCAAGGAGCAGGGCCTGTGGCACGATCCGAGCCGCGAGCCCGAGTTCTCCGAGTACCTGGAGCTGGACCTGTCGACGGTCGTCCCGTCGATCGCCGGCCCGAAGCGCCCGCAGGACCGCATCCTGCTGTCGGAGTCGAAGGCAGCCTTCCGCCGCGACATCCACAACTACGTGGAAGGGCACGAGGCGACCCCGCACTCCAAGCTCGACGACGCGCTCGACGACACCTTCCCTGCGTCCGACCCGATCAAGCCCACCGCGAACGGCGACGCTCCGCTCGTTCCCCACGGCGATACTTCCGGCCGCCCCTCCAAGCGGGTCAAGGTCGTTTCCGAGGAGCGCGGCGAGTTCGTCCTCGACCACGGTGCCGTGGTGGTCGCAGGTATCACCTCCTGCACCAACACCTCCAACCCGTCGGTCATGCTCGGCGCCGCGCTGCTCGCCCGCAACGCGGTCGAGAAGGGTCTGGCCTCCAAGCCGTGGGTCAAGACCAACATGGCTCCGGGTTCGCAGGTCGTCAACGACTACTACGAGAAGGCCGGCCTGTGGCCGTACCTCGAGAAGCTCGGCTTCTACCTCGGTGGCTTCGGTTGCACCACGTGCATCGGTAACACCGGCCCGCTGCCCGAGGAGATCTCGAAGGCCGTCAACGACAACGACCTCTCGGTCACCGCGGTGCTCTCCGGCAACCGCAACTTCGAGGGTCGTATCTCCCCCGACGTGAAGATGAACTACCTGGCCTCGCCGCCGCTGGTCATCGCGTACGCACTCGCGGGCACGATGGACTTCGACTTCGAGACCGACGCGCTGGGCAAGGACAAGGACGGCAACGACGTCTTCCTGAAGGACATCTGGCCTTCCGCCCAGGAGATCGACGACACCATCAAGTCGGCGATCAACCAGGACATGTTCCGCAAGTCCTACGCCGACGTCTTCAAGGGCGACGAGCGCTGGCAGAACCTCGAGACCCCCGAGGGCGACACCTTCGCATGGGACGAGGATTCGACGTACGTCCGCAAGGCCCCGTACTTCGAGGGCATGACGATGGAGCCGGACGCGGTCAGCGACATCAAGGGCGCTCGCGTCCTCGCGCTGCTCGGCGACTCGGTCACCACCGACCACATCAGCCCGGCCGGTCCGATCAAGCCGGGTACCCCGGCCGCGCAGTACCTCGACGCCCACGGTGTCGAGCGCAAGGACTACAACTCGCTCGGCTCGCGTCGTGGCAACCACGAGGTCATGGTCCGCGGCACCTTCGCGAACATCCGTCTGCAGAACCAGCTGCTCGACGGTGTTTCCGGTGGTTACACCCGCGACTTCACCCAGGACGGTGCTCCGCAGGCGTTCATCTACGACGCCTCGCAGAACTACCAGAAGGCCGGCATCCCGCTGGTCGTCCTCGGTGGCAAGGAGTACGGTTCCGGCTCCTCGCGTGACTGGGCCGCCAAGGGCACCCGCCTGCTCGGCGTCAAGGCCGTCATCACCGAGTCCTTCGAGCGCATCCACCGCTCGAACCTCATCGGCATGGGCGTCATCCCGCTGCAGTTCCCGGCGGGCGAGTCGGCCGCGTCACTGGGCCTGACCGGCACCGAGGTCTTCGACATAGAGGGCATCGAGAAGCTCAACGAGGGC
- a CDS encoding NlpC/P60 family protein, protein MRRFGIHGGIPRRSGPDGTATTLTAGRRPDGPTPGRTPRTRTGTLLAGLGLVTAVLLTVTTTASAAPPPPPNPSDAEIDRAGAAVAANIDRVGQLIVRIAGADQQLAELDAHVAIRREDVNRALVDLQSARDAADLAERVVVDSRRALDDAADRIFAAQKNFDAFVRDSYTRGANSVSLAAFLDVDGPDDLLDRAQVMRLLSAGRAAVLDALQRARAQEANSHSRARAAKLEADAAAEAAEQRRAEAEAAIAVARAELGRQAAEKSRIEQERANAQSELDRARVNVAGLEGQRAQYQDWDRRRAAEEAAAAAAAEEARVAAAAAAERVAADAAARERAAELANGRRPHTLIEESPSTGESDVASPGEVTTESGAPEGSDTDTSGTDTSGTDTAAPDYTDDATVPDGTDGGSVPDGTDSGTIPDEDEDEDSGDDGGIDWENPDPGDPVVETPGSGTGGSGSRPSTPNSTPGTPSRPSVTGPAAVEIVIDRAMSQIGVPYAWGGGNENGPTRGIRDGGVADVHGDYAKVGFDCSGLMIYAFAGIGISLPHYTGYQYTAGTQVPSSQMRRGDMIFYGPNASQHVALYLGDGQMLEAPQSGSFVKISPVRWGGMTPYVVRMVS, encoded by the coding sequence GTGAGACGGTTCGGTATCCACGGAGGGATTCCGCGACGGTCGGGGCCGGACGGCACCGCCACGACGCTCACTGCAGGCCGTCGACCCGACGGTCCGACGCCCGGTCGCACCCCGCGGACGCGCACCGGCACGCTCCTCGCCGGTTTGGGGTTGGTCACAGCCGTGCTCCTTACCGTGACCACGACGGCGTCCGCCGCACCGCCCCCGCCGCCGAACCCTTCGGACGCCGAGATCGACCGCGCTGGTGCGGCCGTCGCGGCCAACATCGACCGGGTGGGGCAGCTGATCGTCCGGATCGCCGGCGCGGATCAGCAGCTCGCCGAGCTCGACGCGCACGTCGCCATCCGCCGCGAGGACGTCAACCGCGCCCTCGTCGATCTCCAGAGCGCGCGCGACGCAGCGGATCTCGCCGAACGGGTGGTCGTGGATTCCCGCCGCGCACTCGACGACGCCGCCGACCGGATCTTCGCTGCCCAGAAGAACTTCGACGCGTTCGTCCGCGACAGCTACACCCGTGGCGCCAACTCGGTCTCCCTCGCGGCCTTCCTCGACGTCGACGGTCCCGACGATCTGCTCGACCGCGCCCAGGTCATGCGGTTGCTATCCGCCGGGCGCGCCGCGGTGCTCGATGCGCTCCAGCGCGCCCGGGCCCAGGAGGCCAACTCCCACTCGCGGGCACGCGCGGCCAAGCTCGAGGCCGACGCGGCGGCGGAAGCCGCCGAGCAGCGCAGGGCCGAGGCCGAGGCCGCGATTGCCGTCGCGCGAGCGGAACTCGGTCGGCAGGCCGCGGAGAAGTCGCGCATCGAGCAGGAACGTGCGAACGCGCAGAGCGAACTCGACCGGGCCCGCGTGAACGTTGCGGGCCTGGAAGGGCAACGCGCGCAGTACCAGGACTGGGACCGTCGCCGCGCAGCCGAGGAAGCAGCTGCCGCGGCGGCCGCCGAGGAGGCACGGGTCGCGGCAGCCGCGGCAGCCGAGCGTGTCGCCGCCGACGCCGCAGCCCGGGAACGTGCGGCGGAACTCGCCAACGGCCGTCGCCCCCACACGCTGATCGAGGAGTCTCCGTCGACCGGCGAGAGCGACGTCGCCTCACCGGGTGAGGTCACCACCGAATCCGGAGCGCCGGAGGGCAGTGACACCGATACGAGTGGCACCGATACGAGTGGCACCGACACGGCTGCACCGGACTACACCGACGACGCCACGGTCCCAGACGGTACCGACGGTGGATCCGTCCCGGATGGCACCGACAGCGGCACGATCCCCGACGAGGACGAAGACGAGGACAGCGGCGACGACGGTGGGATCGACTGGGAGAACCCGGATCCGGGCGACCCCGTCGTGGAGACCCCCGGATCGGGGACCGGGGGATCGGGTTCCCGCCCCTCCACACCGAATTCGACGCCCGGGACCCCGTCGCGTCCGTCCGTCACCGGTCCCGCTGCGGTGGAGATCGTCATCGACCGTGCGATGTCCCAGATCGGCGTCCCGTACGCGTGGGGTGGTGGCAACGAGAACGGCCCGACCCGCGGTATCCGCGACGGCGGCGTCGCCGATGTCCACGGCGACTACGCCAAGGTCGGCTTCGACTGCTCCGGACTGATGATCTACGCGTTCGCGGGCATCGGCATCTCGCTCCCGCACTACACCGGCTACCAGTACACGGCCGGTACCCAGGTTCCGTCGTCGCAGATGAGACGGGGCGACATGATTTTCTACGGGCCCAACGCCAGCCAGCACGTCGCGCTGTATCTCGGCGACGGGCAGATGCTCGAGGCGCCGCAGTCGGGATCGTTCGTGAAGATCTCGCCGGTACGCTGGGGCGGCATGACACCGTACGTGGTGCGCATGGTGTCGTGA
- a CDS encoding AAA family ATPase produces the protein MTSREGGTSGSATPGDQGGNDGRKNNQAAAGAAPAPKAAGANGPAPQVSGANMRKPGDAPAKAYDPADDVRLLERAIYEVKRVIVGQDLLVERMLVGVLARGHVLLEGVPGVAKTLAVETFAKVVGGSFSRVQFTPDLVPTDLVGTRIYRQGREEFDTELGPVVANFVLADEINRAPAKVQSALLEVMAERHVTIGGKTFPMPEPFLVMATQNPIENEGVYPLPEAQRDRFLFKVLVDYPSVEEEREIVYRMGVAAPEPKQVLDNEQLLRLQKIAGRVFVHHALVDYVVRVIFATRRPAELGLHDVQGWIAYGASPRATLGIISSARALALVRGRDYVVPQDIVDVIPDVLRHRLVLSYDALADDVSPDQIITRILQTVGLPQVAPQANAPVPTATPGPAPADPRAAAGQQAPIGAPDPQGGAGAR, from the coding sequence GTGACCTCACGCGAGGGTGGGACGTCCGGTTCGGCGACGCCGGGCGACCAGGGCGGTAACGACGGACGCAAGAACAACCAGGCTGCGGCGGGTGCCGCGCCGGCGCCGAAGGCGGCCGGTGCGAACGGTCCGGCTCCGCAGGTGTCCGGCGCGAACATGCGGAAACCCGGCGACGCTCCTGCGAAGGCGTACGACCCCGCCGACGACGTCCGTCTCCTCGAACGGGCCATCTACGAGGTCAAGCGCGTGATCGTCGGCCAGGACCTGCTGGTCGAGCGGATGCTGGTCGGTGTGCTCGCGCGCGGGCACGTGCTGCTCGAAGGCGTTCCCGGTGTCGCGAAGACGCTGGCCGTCGAAACCTTCGCGAAGGTCGTCGGTGGGTCGTTCTCCCGCGTGCAGTTCACTCCCGACCTCGTGCCGACGGACCTCGTCGGTACCCGCATCTACCGGCAGGGACGCGAGGAGTTCGACACAGAACTCGGACCGGTCGTTGCGAACTTCGTGCTCGCCGACGAGATCAACCGCGCCCCGGCGAAGGTGCAGTCGGCGCTGCTCGAGGTGATGGCCGAACGCCACGTCACGATCGGTGGCAAGACCTTCCCGATGCCCGAGCCGTTCCTCGTGATGGCGACGCAGAACCCTATCGAGAACGAGGGCGTTTATCCGCTGCCGGAAGCGCAGCGCGACCGTTTCCTGTTCAAGGTCCTCGTCGACTATCCGTCGGTGGAGGAGGAACGCGAGATCGTCTACCGGATGGGTGTCGCCGCTCCCGAGCCGAAGCAGGTGCTCGACAACGAGCAGCTCCTGCGCCTGCAGAAGATCGCCGGCCGTGTGTTCGTGCACCACGCGCTCGTCGACTACGTGGTGAGGGTCATCTTCGCGACGCGTCGGCCCGCCGAGCTCGGCCTGCACGACGTGCAGGGCTGGATCGCCTACGGCGCCTCGCCCCGCGCGACGCTCGGCATCATCTCCTCGGCGCGTGCCCTGGCGCTCGTGCGCGGTCGCGACTACGTGGTGCCGCAGGACATCGTCGACGTCATCCCCGATGTGCTCCGCCACCGCCTGGTGCTGTCCTACGACGCGCTCGCGGACGACGTCTCCCCGGACCAGATCATCACCCGAATCCTGCAGACCGTGGGTCTTCCGCAGGTCGCGCCCCAGGCGAACGCACCCGTGCCGACCGCGACCCCCGGCCCGGCGCCTGCCGATCCGCGGGCCGCTGCCGGTCAGCAGGCGCCCATCGGTGCACCTGATCCGCAGGGAGGTGCGGGCGCGCGGTGA
- a CDS encoding VWA domain-containing protein: MSLSGFTSPWWLLLLFVVAALGGAYVLVQRRRQTNTLRFTNLELLEKVAPARPGRARHIPVALLLVGLVFLTVALAGPTAEQRVPRNRATVVLVIDVSLSMEATDVAPTRLAAAQEAAKQFADDLTPGINLGLVAFSGTASVLVSPTTNREASKSAIDNLQLSERTATGEAIFTAMQSIDTLAAVLGGSDQAPPARIVLLSDGKQTVPESPDDPRGGFTAARQAAEKGIPVSTISFGTQTGTVTIEDDRIPVPVDDPSLKEIANLSGGSFFTAASLEELEDAYNTLEEQIGFETTRGDASRPWLMLGAFSVIAGLGAAMVLRQRLP, translated from the coding sequence ATGAGCCTGTCCGGTTTCACTTCACCGTGGTGGCTGCTGCTGTTGTTCGTCGTCGCCGCCCTCGGCGGCGCATACGTGCTGGTCCAGCGCCGGCGCCAGACGAACACGCTGCGCTTCACCAATCTCGAGCTGCTCGAGAAGGTCGCGCCCGCCCGCCCGGGACGCGCTCGGCACATTCCCGTCGCACTGTTGCTCGTCGGGCTCGTCTTCCTCACCGTGGCGCTCGCCGGCCCGACCGCCGAACAGCGGGTGCCGCGCAACCGGGCCACGGTCGTGCTTGTCATCGACGTGTCGTTGTCGATGGAGGCCACGGACGTCGCGCCCACACGACTCGCCGCCGCACAGGAGGCGGCCAAGCAGTTCGCCGACGACCTGACGCCCGGCATCAACCTCGGTCTCGTCGCGTTCTCGGGTACCGCCTCGGTCCTGGTCTCGCCGACCACCAACCGGGAGGCGAGCAAGTCCGCGATCGACAACCTGCAGCTCAGCGAGCGCACTGCGACCGGCGAGGCGATCTTCACAGCGATGCAGTCGATCGACACGCTCGCCGCCGTGCTCGGCGGTAGCGACCAGGCGCCGCCCGCGCGGATCGTGCTGCTGTCCGACGGCAAACAGACCGTCCCCGAGAGTCCCGACGATCCCCGCGGGGGCTTCACCGCGGCGCGGCAGGCGGCGGAGAAGGGAATCCCGGTCTCGACCATCTCGTTCGGCACCCAGACGGGCACCGTCACCATCGAGGATGATCGGATCCCCGTGCCCGTCGACGATCCGTCGCTCAAGGAGATCGCGAATCTCTCGGGCGGGAGCTTCTTCACGGCGGCAAGCCTCGAAGAACTCGAGGACGCCTACAACACGCTCGAGGAGCAGATCGGCTTCGAGACGACCCGCGGCGACGCCAGCCGTCCGTGGCTCATGCTCGGAGCGTTCTCGGTGATCGCGGGGCTCGGCGCGGCGATGGTGTTGCGCCAGCGGTTGCCCTGA